A window of the Alphaproteobacteria bacterium genome harbors these coding sequences:
- a CDS encoding CPBP family intramembrane metalloprotease, translating into MPDFVAQTRRQRPLLAYAAGVAVFVLNDLAFLLLDGTYQLYLADYGFRAVLLALMLPILRDVLPGPPRRGSPLVMMALFVGLVGFSMACEPISVLLGSGWRLFNWPTIENGVLWLLDMTLGLALVSVSEEFVARRLALAVLPGAIWKRVVMSSLLFGLGHWGMGYGHIVETTTIGLAFGAAYAWSGSLRLVMIAHFAVDFLVFGLDMSNL; encoded by the coding sequence ATGCCGGATTTCGTTGCACAGACAAGACGCCAAAGACCTCTTCTTGCTTACGCGGCGGGGGTAGCCGTTTTTGTTCTGAACGACTTGGCGTTCTTGCTGCTGGACGGCACCTATCAACTATATCTGGCAGATTATGGCTTTCGGGCGGTCTTGTTGGCGCTGATGCTTCCCATTCTAAGGGACGTGCTGCCAGGGCCACCGAGACGAGGCTCGCCCCTTGTGATGATGGCCCTGTTCGTTGGCTTGGTTGGCTTCTCCATGGCCTGCGAGCCGATCTCGGTGCTTCTTGGCAGTGGATGGCGGTTATTCAACTGGCCAACGATTGAGAATGGCGTTCTTTGGCTGCTGGACATGACCTTGGGATTGGCCCTTGTGTCCGTCAGCGAGGAGTTTGTCGCAAGGCGCTTGGCTTTGGCCGTTCTGCCGGGAGCCATATGGAAGCGGGTCGTCATGTCCAGCCTGCTGTTCGGGCTTGGGCATTGGGGAATGGGCTATGGACACATTGTGGAGACGACGACCATCGGCCTTGCCTTTGGCGCGGCCTATGCCTGGAGCGGCTCGTTAAGATTGGTGATGATCGCCCATTTCGCAGTGGATTTTCTGGTCTTTGGTTTGGACATGAGCAATCTGTAG